The following are from one region of the Populus trichocarpa isolate Nisqually-1 chromosome 8, P.trichocarpa_v4.1, whole genome shotgun sequence genome:
- the LOC18101778 gene encoding kinesin-like protein KIN-13A isoform X1, with protein sequence MDFCRNVTVSGEYHHQQEHVLASPPPCSKITAAAASSGKTFTMQPLPLRAAEDLVRLLRQPVYHNQRFKLWLSFFEIYGGKLFDLLSERKKLCMREDGRQQVCIVGLQEFEVSDVQIVKEYIERGIAARSTGSTGANEESSRSHAILQLAVKKHSEVKDSRRNNDVNESKSGKVVGKISFIDLAGSERGADTTDNDRQTRIEGAEINKSLLALKECIRALDNDQIHIPFRGSKLTEVLRDSFVGNSGTVMISCISPNAGSCEHTLNTLRYADRVRSLSKSGNAKKDQAVSSLPPTKKDASSTSSLPVSADVDGVYEQQEVKVPDMGRRVVEKETPSFNHTVDYDKQPSSFTSGFSYNGREESGLTSGLADRERYESNSSFGGLTSQKVHSLYTQHSVDTEEKAPKVSPTRRKGSREEKSEKSGNWLKKDGSGPDLPTGNSKQQNTGYFSASNTGPRQYEPCPPPDGNINAILERLLSLLKTQKQQRSLANFNRRIVQNGFVAEYSVGEWR encoded by the exons ATGGATTTTTGCCGGAATGTGACAGTTTCCGGTGAGTATCATCACCAGCAAGAGCATGTCCTTGCTTCCCCTCCTCCTTGCTCTAAGATTACCGCCGCCGCCGCCA GTAGTGGAAAGACATTCACAATGCAGCCCCTGCCTCTTAGAGCTGCTGAAGACCTTGTTAGATTGTTGCGTCAGCCAGTTTATCATAATCAGAGATTCAAATTGTGGCTTagcttttttgaaatatatggtGGAAAACTCTTCGATCTTCTCAGTGAAAGAAA GAAACTTTGTATGAGAGAAGATGGTAGGCAACAAGTTTGCATTGTTGGACTGCAAGAATTTGAAGTTTCTGATGTACAAATTGTCAAGGAATATATTGAGAGGGGGATTGCTGCCAGAAGTACAGGATCTACTGGTGCCAATGAAGAATCTTCAAGATCACATGCTATTTTACAACTCGCCGTTAAGAAGCACAGCGAAGTAAAGGACTCCAGGAGGAACAATGATGTGAATGAGTCTAAAAGTGGAAAAGTAGTTGggaaaatttcatttattgatCTTGCTGGCAGTGAACGAGGCGCAGACACCACTGACAATGACCGGCAAACAAG GATTGAAGGTGCAGAAATCAACAAGAGCCTTTTGGCTCTCAAGGAGTGCATTCGTGCTCTGGACAATGACCAGATCCATATACCATTCCGAGGGAGCAAGCTCACAGAAGTACTCCGTGATTCTTTTGTGGGCAACTCTGGGACAGTTATGATCTCTTGCATATCCCCAAATGCCGGCTCATGTGAACATACACTCAATACATTGAGATATGCAGATAG GGTTAGAAGTCTTTCTAAAAGTGGAAATGCAAAAAAGGATCAGGCTGTAAGTTCATTACCACCAACTAAAAAGGATGCTTCCTCTACATCATCTCTGCCAGTCTCTGCTGATGTTGATGGTGTTTATGAGCAACAAGAGGTCAAAGTGCCAGATATGGGTAGAAGGGTTGTGGAAAAAGAAACTCCATCCTTCAATCATACTGTTGATTATGATAAACAGCCCTCAAGTTTTACATCAGGTTTTTCATACAACGGACGAGAAGAAAGCGGGTTGACTTCTGGCTTAGCAGACAGGGAGAGGTATGAAAGTAACAGTTCCTTTGGTGGCTTGACTAGTCAAAAGGTCCATTCATTGTACACCCAGCACTCAGTTGATACAGAAGAGAAAGCGCCGAAGGTGTCACCAACCCGCAGAAAAGGATCCAgagaagaaaaatcagaaaaatcaGGGAACTGGTTGAAAAAAGATGGCAGTGGACCTGATCTCCCCACTGGAAATTCAAAGCAGCAGAATACAGGATACTTTAGTGCAAGTAACACTGGACCACGACAGTATGAACCTTGTCCTCCTCCTGATGGGAATATAAATGCAATACTAGAG AGATTGCTCTCCCTGCTGAAAACCCAAAAGCAACAGAGATCCCTTGCCAATTTCAACAG GCGCATTGTTCAAAATGGATTCGTCGCAGAATACAGTGTTGGGGAGTGGAGGTAA
- the LOC18101778 gene encoding kinesin-like protein KIN-13A isoform X3 yields the protein MDFCRNVTVSGEYHHQQEHVLASPPPCSKITAAAASSGKTFTMQPLPLRAAEDLVRLLRQPVYHNQRFKLWLSFFEIYGGKLFDLLSERKKLCMREDGRQQVCIVGLQEFEVSDVQIVKEYIERGIAARSTGSTGANEESSRSHAILQLAVKKHSEVKDSRRNNDVNESKSGKVVGKISFIDLAGSERGADTTDNDRQTRIEGAEINKSLLALKECIRALDNDQIHIPFRGSKLTEVLRDSFVGNSGTVMISCISPNAGSCEHTLNTLRYADRVRSLSKSGNAKKDQAVSSLPPTKKDASSTSSLPVSADVDGVYEQQEVKVPDMGRRVVEKETPSFNHTVDYDKQPSSFTSGFSYNGREESGLTSGLADRERYESNSSFGGLTSQKVHSLYTQHSVDTEEKAPKVSPTRRKGSREEKSEKSGNWLKKDGSGPDLPTGNSKQQNTGYFSASNTGPRQYEPCPPPDGNINAILEGPN from the exons ATGGATTTTTGCCGGAATGTGACAGTTTCCGGTGAGTATCATCACCAGCAAGAGCATGTCCTTGCTTCCCCTCCTCCTTGCTCTAAGATTACCGCCGCCGCCGCCA GTAGTGGAAAGACATTCACAATGCAGCCCCTGCCTCTTAGAGCTGCTGAAGACCTTGTTAGATTGTTGCGTCAGCCAGTTTATCATAATCAGAGATTCAAATTGTGGCTTagcttttttgaaatatatggtGGAAAACTCTTCGATCTTCTCAGTGAAAGAAA GAAACTTTGTATGAGAGAAGATGGTAGGCAACAAGTTTGCATTGTTGGACTGCAAGAATTTGAAGTTTCTGATGTACAAATTGTCAAGGAATATATTGAGAGGGGGATTGCTGCCAGAAGTACAGGATCTACTGGTGCCAATGAAGAATCTTCAAGATCACATGCTATTTTACAACTCGCCGTTAAGAAGCACAGCGAAGTAAAGGACTCCAGGAGGAACAATGATGTGAATGAGTCTAAAAGTGGAAAAGTAGTTGggaaaatttcatttattgatCTTGCTGGCAGTGAACGAGGCGCAGACACCACTGACAATGACCGGCAAACAAG GATTGAAGGTGCAGAAATCAACAAGAGCCTTTTGGCTCTCAAGGAGTGCATTCGTGCTCTGGACAATGACCAGATCCATATACCATTCCGAGGGAGCAAGCTCACAGAAGTACTCCGTGATTCTTTTGTGGGCAACTCTGGGACAGTTATGATCTCTTGCATATCCCCAAATGCCGGCTCATGTGAACATACACTCAATACATTGAGATATGCAGATAG GGTTAGAAGTCTTTCTAAAAGTGGAAATGCAAAAAAGGATCAGGCTGTAAGTTCATTACCACCAACTAAAAAGGATGCTTCCTCTACATCATCTCTGCCAGTCTCTGCTGATGTTGATGGTGTTTATGAGCAACAAGAGGTCAAAGTGCCAGATATGGGTAGAAGGGTTGTGGAAAAAGAAACTCCATCCTTCAATCATACTGTTGATTATGATAAACAGCCCTCAAGTTTTACATCAGGTTTTTCATACAACGGACGAGAAGAAAGCGGGTTGACTTCTGGCTTAGCAGACAGGGAGAGGTATGAAAGTAACAGTTCCTTTGGTGGCTTGACTAGTCAAAAGGTCCATTCATTGTACACCCAGCACTCAGTTGATACAGAAGAGAAAGCGCCGAAGGTGTCACCAACCCGCAGAAAAGGATCCAgagaagaaaaatcagaaaaatcaGGGAACTGGTTGAAAAAAGATGGCAGTGGACCTGATCTCCCCACTGGAAATTCAAAGCAGCAGAATACAGGATACTTTAGTGCAAGTAACACTGGACCACGACAGTATGAACCTTGTCCTCCTCCTGATGGGAATATAAATGCAATACTAGAG GGACCTAATTGA
- the LOC18101778 gene encoding kinesin-like protein KIN-13A isoform X2: protein MDFCRNVTVSGEYHHQQEHVLASPPPCSKITAAAASSGKTFTMQPLPLRAAEDLVRLLRQPVYHNQRFKLWLSFFEIYGGKLFDLLSERKKLCMREDGRQQVCIVGLQEFEVSDVQIVKEYIERGIAARSTGSTGANEESSRSHAILQLAVKKHSEVKDSRRNNDVNESKSGKVVGKISFIDLAGSERGADTTDNDRQTRIEGAEINKSLLALKECIRALDNDQIHIPFRGSKLTEVLRDSFVGNSGTVMISCISPNAGSCEHTLNTLRYADRVRSLSKSGNAKKDQAVSSLPPTKKDASSTSSLPVSADVDGVYEQQEVKVPDMGRRVVEKETPSFNHTVDYDKQPSSFTSGFSYNGREESGLTSGLADRERYESNSSFGGLTSQKVHSLYTQHSVDTEEKAPKVSPTRRKGSREEKSEKSGNWLKKDGSGPDLPTGNSKQQNTGYFSASNTGPRQYEPCPPPDGNINAILEVASVCRLAASGYDKLYLSSQGEYT, encoded by the exons ATGGATTTTTGCCGGAATGTGACAGTTTCCGGTGAGTATCATCACCAGCAAGAGCATGTCCTTGCTTCCCCTCCTCCTTGCTCTAAGATTACCGCCGCCGCCGCCA GTAGTGGAAAGACATTCACAATGCAGCCCCTGCCTCTTAGAGCTGCTGAAGACCTTGTTAGATTGTTGCGTCAGCCAGTTTATCATAATCAGAGATTCAAATTGTGGCTTagcttttttgaaatatatggtGGAAAACTCTTCGATCTTCTCAGTGAAAGAAA GAAACTTTGTATGAGAGAAGATGGTAGGCAACAAGTTTGCATTGTTGGACTGCAAGAATTTGAAGTTTCTGATGTACAAATTGTCAAGGAATATATTGAGAGGGGGATTGCTGCCAGAAGTACAGGATCTACTGGTGCCAATGAAGAATCTTCAAGATCACATGCTATTTTACAACTCGCCGTTAAGAAGCACAGCGAAGTAAAGGACTCCAGGAGGAACAATGATGTGAATGAGTCTAAAAGTGGAAAAGTAGTTGggaaaatttcatttattgatCTTGCTGGCAGTGAACGAGGCGCAGACACCACTGACAATGACCGGCAAACAAG GATTGAAGGTGCAGAAATCAACAAGAGCCTTTTGGCTCTCAAGGAGTGCATTCGTGCTCTGGACAATGACCAGATCCATATACCATTCCGAGGGAGCAAGCTCACAGAAGTACTCCGTGATTCTTTTGTGGGCAACTCTGGGACAGTTATGATCTCTTGCATATCCCCAAATGCCGGCTCATGTGAACATACACTCAATACATTGAGATATGCAGATAG GGTTAGAAGTCTTTCTAAAAGTGGAAATGCAAAAAAGGATCAGGCTGTAAGTTCATTACCACCAACTAAAAAGGATGCTTCCTCTACATCATCTCTGCCAGTCTCTGCTGATGTTGATGGTGTTTATGAGCAACAAGAGGTCAAAGTGCCAGATATGGGTAGAAGGGTTGTGGAAAAAGAAACTCCATCCTTCAATCATACTGTTGATTATGATAAACAGCCCTCAAGTTTTACATCAGGTTTTTCATACAACGGACGAGAAGAAAGCGGGTTGACTTCTGGCTTAGCAGACAGGGAGAGGTATGAAAGTAACAGTTCCTTTGGTGGCTTGACTAGTCAAAAGGTCCATTCATTGTACACCCAGCACTCAGTTGATACAGAAGAGAAAGCGCCGAAGGTGTCACCAACCCGCAGAAAAGGATCCAgagaagaaaaatcagaaaaatcaGGGAACTGGTTGAAAAAAGATGGCAGTGGACCTGATCTCCCCACTGGAAATTCAAAGCAGCAGAATACAGGATACTTTAGTGCAAGTAACACTGGACCACGACAGTATGAACCTTGTCCTCCTCCTGATGGGAATATAAATGCAATACTAGAG GTGGCTTCAGTCTGCCGGCTTGCAGCATCTGGCtatgataaattatatttatctagTCAGGGAGAATATACATGA
- the LOC127905683 gene encoding DNA-damage-repair/toleration protein DRT111, chloroplastic-like, which translates to MEAERLREIERRRQEEEEERERKREKDRDRDVNISGEEAWRRRATMSGGVPRSSSPPRNGDGFSIRTSRTVGLGVGAGGQMTAAQRMMAKMGWKEGQGLGKHEQGITTPLMVKKTDRRAGVIVNAGEKKVKSVNFNGTPPTRVLLLRQQVQ; encoded by the coding sequence ATGGAAGCGGAGAGGTTGAGGGAGATTGAGAGGAGGAggcaagaggaggaggaggagagggagaggaaaAGGGAGAAGGATAGGGACAGGGATGTGAATATTTCTGGGGAGGAAGCGTGGAGAAGGCGTGCTACCATGAGTGGAGGTGTTCCAAGGAGTTCTTCGCCACCCAGGAATGGGGATGGGTTTAGTATTAGGACATCAAGGACGGTAGGGTTGGGAGTTGGTGCTGGTGGACAAATGACTGCGGCGCAGAGGATGATGGCGAAGATGGGGTGGAAGGAAGGGCAAGGATTGGGGAAACATGAGCAAGGGATTACGACGCCATTGATGGTGAAGAAGACTGATAGGAGAGCTGGGGTTATAGTGAATGCTGGTGAGAAGAAGGTGAAGAGTGTGAATTTCAATGGAACTCCTCCAACTCGGGTTTTGCTCCTTAGGCAACAGGTGCAATAG